The proteins below come from a single Zonotrichia leucophrys gambelii isolate GWCS_2022_RI chromosome 3, RI_Zleu_2.0, whole genome shotgun sequence genomic window:
- the SLC35D3 gene encoding solute carrier family 35 member D3, whose amino-acid sequence MLRWRGRARGVAVAVAHGLCSGSLNILLKFLLARYHFAFLTLLQCLSSAAAALGLEALRRRGLAALPPFGPRLARPFAAVAALATLQSTLTLWSLRGLSLPMYVVFKRCLPLVTLVTGALVLRDGMPSPGVLVAVLITTCGAALAGAGDLTGDAMGYVTGVLAVLIHAAYLVLIQKTSVDSEYGPLTAQYAIAVSATPFLIICSFASMDSINVWSFPGWKDPAMVCIFIACVLISCAMNFTTLHCTYINSAVTTSFVGVVKSIATITVGMVAFNDVEPTKLFIAGVVVNTLGSVIYCVAKYVETRRQSNYEDLEKEAREEEGKRQAGDQALFAMETISQGKGAEEAAVEGSCTGQRQSGEEEKDITEKSATALVAQGKSTVTQEVNRSSLKEAYLGVWRLVRGANYIKKDYLIENEELPNP is encoded by the exons ATGCTCCgctggcggggccgggcgcggggcGTCGCGGTGGCGGTGGCGCACGGGCTGTGCTCGGGCTCGCTGAACATCCTGCTGAAGTTCCTGCTGGCCCGCTACCACTTCGCCTTCCTGACGCTGCTGCAGTGCCTCAgcagcgcggcggcggcgctggggcTGGAGGCGCTGCGGCGGCGGGGGCTGGCGGCGCTGCCGCCCTTCGGGCCCCGCCTGGCGCGCCCCTTCGCTGCCGTGGCCGCCCTGGCCACCCTGCAGTCCACCCTCACCCTCTGGTCGCTGCGCGGCCTCAGCCTCCCCATGTATGTCGTCTTCAAGCGCTGCCTGCCCCTCGTCACGCTGGTCACCGGCGCCCTGGTGCTCCGCGACGGCATGCCATCGCCCGGCGTCCTCGTCGCCGTCCTCATCACCACCTGCGGCGCCGCGCTGGCCG GAGCTGGTGACCTGACTGGTGATGCTATGGGCTATGTGACAGGCGTGCTGGCCGTGCTGATACACGCTGCCTACCTGGTGCTCATTCAGAAAACCAGTGTAGACAGTGAATATGGACCCCTGACAGCTCAGTATGCCATCGCTGTTTCGGCCACCCCTTTCCTCATCATCTGCTCCTTTGCCAGCATGGATTCCATCAACGTCTGGTCCTTCCCGGGCTGGAAGGACCCTGCCATGGTATGCATCTTTATTGCTTGTGTCCTGATTAGCTGTGCCATGAACTTCACCACCCTTCACTGCACCTACATTAACTCGGCTGTGACCACCAGCTTTGTAGGGGTGGTGAAGAGCATAGCCACCATCACGGTAGGCATGGTGGCATTCAATGATGTGGAGCCCACAAAGTTATTTATAGCTGGGGTTGTGGTCAACACCTTGGGGTCTGTCATTTACTGCGTGGCCAAGTACGTTGAGACCAGGCGGCAAAGCAACTATGAGGACCTGGAGAAAGAAGCTAgagaagaggaggggaaaaggcagGCTGGGGACCAAGCTCTGTTTGCCATGGAGACAATTTCCCAGGGGAAGGGGGCCGAGGAAGCAGCAGTGGAAGGATCATGCACAGGGCAGAGACAAAgtggagaggaagagaaggacaTCACTGAGAAATCAGCCACGGCACTTGTGGCTCAGGGAAAATCCACCGTCACACAAGAAGTGAACAGAAGCTCGCTGAAAGAAGCCTATCTTGGAGTATGGAGGTTGGTGAGGGGTGCTAATTATATAAAGAAGGATTATTTGATAGAAAATGAAGAGCTACCAAACCCTTAA